DNA from Salinispora arenicola:
GCCGAGAACGACGCCTGCCGAGCCGAGCACGGCTGCACCCCCACCCGGCTGCTGGCCGACCGGGGAGCGCTCGGCCAACACACCACCGTCGTCCACGCCACGCACCCCACCAGCTCGGACATCACCGTGCTCGGAGACAGCCGTACCCGGGTCTGCCTCTGCCCCACCACCGAGCGGGACCTCGCCGACGGGATCGGACCGGCCCGGCGAATGGCCAACGCCGGCAGCGCACTGAGTCTCGGCAGCGACAGCCACGCGGTGGTCGACCTCTTCGAGGAGGCGCGCGCGGTGGAGCTGGACGAACGCCTGCGCACCCGGCAACGCGGCCACTTCACCGCCGGCGAGTTGGTCACCGCGGCCACCGTCGCCGGACACGTCGCCCTCGCCTGGGGCGACGCCGGCCGGCTGGCCGTCGGCGACCGGGCCGACCTGGTCACCGTCCGGCTGGACAGCCCCCGGACCGCGGGCGTACCAGCGGTCGGAGCGTTCTTCGCCGCCACCGCGGCGGACGTCAGCCAGGTGGTGGTGGACGGCCAGGTGGTGGTGCGAGACGGGCGGCACCAGATGGTGGACGTGCCCGCCGAACTGGCCACGTCGATCGCGGAGGTGACCGGGACACCATGAGCAGCCTGCTGGTGGACAACATCGGGGAACTGGTCACCAACGCCGGGGCGGGTGACGGGCCGCTGGGTATCCGCCGAAACGCCGCCGTGCTCGTCGAGGACGGGCTGGTGGCCTGGGTCGGGCCGAACCGGTACCCGCCGCCCGCCGATCGACGCATCGACGCCGAGGGCGCGGCCGTACTGCCCGGATTCGTGGACAGTCACGCCCACCTCGTGTTCGCCGGGGACCGGGCCGCCGAGTTCGCTGCCCGGATGGCCGGCGAACCGTACACCGGCGGTGGTATCCGCACCACCGTCGGCGCGACCCGCGCCGCCACCGACGACGAGCTGCGAGCCACCGTACGCCGGCTACACGGGGAGGCGCTTCGGCAGGGCACCACCACCGTCGAGATCAAGAGCGGGTACGGCCTCACCGTCCCCGACGAGACCCGCTCACTGCGGCTCGCCGCCGAGGTGAGCGAGGAGACCACCTTCCTCGGGGCGCACCTCGTCCCCGCCGAGTACGCCGACCGGCCGGACGACTACGTCGGCCTGGTGTGCGGACCGATGCTCGCCGCCGCCGCGCCGCACGCCCGCTGGATCGACGTGTTCTGTGAGCGCGGCGCCTTCGACGCCGATCACACCCGCGCGATCCTGACCTGCGGGCAGGCCGCCGGGCTGGGGGCACGGCTGCACGCCAACCAGCTCGGGCAGGGCCCGGGGGTCCAACTCGGGGTGGAGCTGGGGGCGGCCAGCGTCGACCACTGCACCCACCTCACCGACGCCGACGTCGACGCGCTGGCCGGGGCCGGCGGGGCAACCGTCGCCACCCTGCTGCCGGGAGCGGAGTTCTCCACCCGCTCGCCCTACCCGGACGCCCGCCGGCTTCTCGACGCGGGCGTGACCGTGGCACTGGCCACGGACTGCAACCCCGGGTCGTCGTACACGTCGTCAATGCCGTTCTGCATCGCGTTGGCCGTACGGGAGATGCGGATGAGCCCGACCGAGGCGGTCTGGGCGGCTACCGCCGGCGGTGCGGCGGCGCTGCGCCGCACCGACGTGGGCCAGCTGACACCCGGCGCGCGGGCTGATCTGATGATCCTCGACGCCCCGTCCCACCTGCACCTGGCCTACCGGCCGGGGGTTCCACTGATCCGCCAGGTCCTGCACAACGGAGTACCTCAATGTCGACCGTAGTCATCCAACCAACCGGGGTCACCCCCGCCGACGTGCTCGCCGTCGCCCGCGGCACCGCCAAGGTCGTACTCGACCCGGCGGCGATCGACGCGATGGTCGCCAGCCGGTCCGTCGTGGACGGCATCGAGGCCTCCGGCCAGCCGGTGTACGGCGTCAGCACCGGTTTCGGGGCCCTCGCCAACACGTTCGTCGCCCCGCAGCGGCGGGCGGAGCTACAGCACGCGCTGATCCGTTCACACGCCGCCGGGGTGGGCTCCGCCATGCCCCGCGAGGTGGTCCGGGCGATGATGCTGCTGCGCGTACGGTCCCTCGCGCTCGGCCGCTCCGGCGTCCGGCCGATCGTCGCCACGGCACTCGTTGACCTGCTCAACAACGATGTCACCCCGTGGGTACCCGAACACGGGTCGCTGGGAGCCTCCGGGGACCTGGCGCCGCTGGCGCACTGCGCGCTGGCGCTGCTCGGCGAGGGCTGGGTGCTGGGCGCGGCCGGTGACCGGATCCCGGCCGGCGAGGCGCTGCGCCGGGCCGGTCTCACCCCGATCGAGCTGGCGGCCAAGGAGGGGCTGGCCCTGATCAACGGCACCGACGGGATGCTCGGCATGCTGCTGCTGGCCAACCACGACGCCACGCACCTGTTCACCCTGGCCGACGTCACGGCCGCCCTGGCCATCGAGGCGATGCTCGGGTCGGAACGACCTTTCCGACCCGAGTTGCACACGATCCGCCCACACCCCGGTCAGGCCGCCTCGGCGGCGAACATCCACCGCCTGCTCCAGGACTCGGCGGTGATGGAATCGCACCGCGACGACGTGACGCACGCGGTGCAGGACGCATACTCGATGCGATGCGCGCCGCAGGTCGCCGGGGCCGCCCGCGACACCCTGGACTTCGCCCGGCAGGTGGCGGGCCGGGAACTGATCTCGGTGGTGGACAACCCGGTGGTGCTACCGGACGGCCGGGTCGAGTCGACCGGGAACTTCCACGGCGCACCACTCGGTTTCGCCGCCGACTTCCTCGCCGTCGCCGCCGCCGAGGTCGGCGCGATCGCCGAGCGACGGGTGGACCGGCTGCTCGACGTGACCCGCTCCCGCGACCTACCGGCGTTCCTCTCCCCCGACGCCGGCGTCAACTCAGGGCTGATGATCGCCCAGTACACGGCGGCGGGCATCGTCGCGGAGAACCGCCGGCTCGCCGCACCCGCCTCGGTGGACTCGCTGCCCACCAGCGGAATGCAGGAGGACCACGTGTCGATGGGCTGGGCGGCGACACGGAAACTGCGGACCGTCCTGGACAACCTCACCAGCCTGCTCGCGGTCGAGCTGCTCGCCGCGGTCCGCGGGCTCCAACTGCGGGCCCCGCTGCGACCGTCCCCGGCCGGGCGGGCCGCCATCGCCGCGTTGGCCGGGGCCGCCGGGGATCCCGGCCCGGACATCTTCCTCGCTCCGGTGCTGGAGACCGCCCGTACGGTGGTGGCCGGCCCGGAGTTGCGCGCCGCGATCGAACGTGAGGTCGGCGCGCTGGCCTGAGCCTCCCTCGCCGCGCCCGGGGCGCGGCTGCCCGCCGTCGGGTGGCCGCGCCTCGGGCACGACGGGTCAGGCCGGCGGAAGTACCTTGGCGATCAGCTTCGCCAGTTCGCGCAACGCCTTGCCGCGGTGGCTGATCGCGTCCTTCTCCGTCGGCGTCAGCTCGGCGTTCGTACGGTCCTGCCCGTCGCCCCGGAAGATCGGGTCGTAGCCGAAACCGCCGTCGCCACGCGGCTCCCGCAGCAGTTGACCAGGCTGCCGGCCGTCAACCAGATGTTCCTTCCCGCCGGGCAGCACCAGGGCCACCGTGCAGACGAACGAGGCGCCCCGATGCTCGTCCGGCAGATCGGCGATCTGGTCCAGGACCAGTTGCAGGTTGGCGTTGTCGTCGCCGTGGCGGCCGGCCCACCGGGCACTGAACACGCCGGGCATACCGTTGAGTGCTTCCACGGCAAGCCCGGAGTCGTCGGCGACGGTGGGCAACCCGGTGCGCCGGCACCCTTCCCGCGCCTTGATCAGCGCGTTCTCGCCGAACGTCAGCCCGGTCTCGGGCAGCTCCGGGTACGCCTCGACGTCGTCGAGGCCGATCAGGGCGATCCGGTGCGCGCCCAGGGCGCCGTCGAGGATGCGTTGCAGCTCGACGAGCTTCTTCCGGTTCCGGGTGGCGAGCAAAACCTTGTTCATGCTGAGTCACCTTCGTTCGTGACCGGGGCGCCCGAAAGCGGAGGCCGGGCGCTCACGAGAGCGCCTTCCGCTGGGCTTCGGCCAGGTCCAGGCAGCCGGCGACGGCCAGGTCGAGCAGGGCGTCGAGCTGTCCGCGGCTGAAGACTCCCGCCTCACCCGTGCCCTGTACCTCGACGAAGTCGCCGGTGCCGGTGCACACCACGTTCAGGTCGACCTCGGCGGTCGCGTCCTCGTCGTAGTTGAGGTCCAGCCGCGGTTCACCGGCGACGACACCGACACTCACCGCGGCCACCGAACGGTGCATCACGTTCTCCGGACGACCGGCGAGGGACCGACGCGCAGCGAGCCAGGTCACCGCGTCGTACAGTGCCACGTACGCGCCGGTGATCGCGGCCGTGCGGGTGCCGCCGTCGGCCTGAAGCACGTCGCAGTCGAGCACGACGGAGTTCTCACCCAGCGCCTTCAGGTCGATCGACGCCCGCAGGCTCCGGCCGATCAACCGGGAGATCTCGTGGGTACGCCCACCGACCCGCCCCTTGACGCTCTCCCGGTCGGAGCGGGTGTTGGTGGCGCGGGGCAGCATCGCGTACTCGGCGGTGACCCAGCCGAGCCCGGAGCCCTTGCGCCAGCGGGGCACCCCCTCGGTGACACTCGCGGTGCACAAGACGCGGGTGGCGCCGAACTCCACCAGCACGGAGCCCTCGGGATGGGTGCTCCAACCTCTGGTCAGGGTCACCGGTCGAAGGTGGTCGGGCAGCCGCCCGTCAGGTCGCGCCATGCCTGCACCCTATGCGGTGGCGGGTGCGGAAGGTCTCGGGGTGTCCCGGCCGGCTCAGGCGGGCGTGGCGGCGGCGTCACTCGCCCCCATGGGTGCCGCTCGGTGGCGTCCCCGCGCCACGGCACCACCAGAACCGGGTCCTGCCCAGCCGCCCGGTAGTCCTCGCCGAGGTTTCGCAGCGCCGTCCGTAACCCACCGGACCGGCCGGAGACGACGTTGGCCCGCCGGACGATACGCAGCCCGCTCATCCGGCTCCGCCCGGGTTCACGCGACCGGCCACCCGCGGTCCGGCGGGCGTTCACGACGCCGCGGGTAGGTCCAGCGCCGAGGCACCGGACCGGAGGACCGCCCGGTAGTGGCCGATCAGCTCGTCGCCGACCGCCGTCCAACTGCGGCGGATGACGGCGGCCCGGGCCGCCGCCGCGTACGCCTGCCGGCGGGCCCCGTCGGTGGCGAGCACCCGGACGGCGTCGGCGAGCGCCCCGGCGTCGCCGGGCGGCACCAGTGTCCCGGTCACCCCGGACTTGACCAGGTCGACCGGCCCGCCGGCCGCCGGAGCCACCACGGGTACACCACTGGCCAGTGCCTCCTGGATCGTCTGGCCGAACGTTTCGTGTGGGCCGGTGTGCGCGAAGACGTCGAGGCTCGCGTAGAGGCGGGCGAGGTCCTCGCCGTGCTGCACACCGAGAAACGCCGCGCCCGGCAGGGACCGCTCCAGCCGCCGGCGGTCCGGCCCGTCGCCGACGACCACGACCCGGACGCCGGGCAGGCGGGTGGTGGCCTCGAGCAGGTCGACCCGCTTCTCGGGGGCAAGCCGCCCGACGTAGCCGACGAGCAGTTCACCGCCGGGCGCGAGAGCCCGGTGCAGCGCGGCGCACCGCTTCGCCGGCTGGAAGCGCTCGCCGTCGATGCCGCGTCGCCAGAGCCAGATTCGCTGCACCCCGTTGGCGACGAGATCGGCGGCGGCCCGGGTGGACGGCGCGAGCGTACGCTGGGCCGAATTGTGGATCTCGCGGATCCACCGCCAGACCGCCGCCTCGCCCCAGCCGACCCGATACGCGCGGGCGTATGAGGCGACGTCGGTCTGGTAGACGGCAACCGTCGGCAGGTCGTGCCGGGCCGCCAGGGTCGCGGCCCGTGCCCCGAGCACGAACGGACTGGCCAGGTGAACGATGTCGGGGGCGCACGACAGCAACGCGCCGGTCAGCTGGGCCTGCGTCGGTACGCCCAACCGGAAGCCCTGGTAGCGCGGCAGCGGAACGCTGGGGATGCGGACCACCGGGTACGAGTGCCGGTTCGACTCGTGGCGGCGGGCCCCACCCGGGGCGGGCGCGATGACCACCGGTTCGTGTCCGCGGGCGACCAGGTGCTCTGCTGCCCGCACCACCGAGTGCGCGACACCGTTCACGTCCGGCGGGAACGATTCGGTCACGATGGCGATGCGCATGCCCTCACCGTGCGGGTGCCACGGGTGCGCCGGACGACGGCAGCCTGACCGGCCGGCGAACAGTACGGC
Protein-coding regions in this window:
- the hutI gene encoding imidazolonepropionase, with product MSSLLVDNIGELVTNAGAGDGPLGIRRNAAVLVEDGLVAWVGPNRYPPPADRRIDAEGAAVLPGFVDSHAHLVFAGDRAAEFAARMAGEPYTGGGIRTTVGATRAATDDELRATVRRLHGEALRQGTTTVEIKSGYGLTVPDETRSLRLAAEVSEETTFLGAHLVPAEYADRPDDYVGLVCGPMLAAAAPHARWIDVFCERGAFDADHTRAILTCGQAAGLGARLHANQLGQGPGVQLGVELGAASVDHCTHLTDADVDALAGAGGATVATLLPGAEFSTRSPYPDARRLLDAGVTVALATDCNPGSSYTSSMPFCIALAVREMRMSPTEAVWAATAGGAAALRRTDVGQLTPGARADLMILDAPSHLHLAYRPGVPLIRQVLHNGVPQCRP
- the hutH gene encoding histidine ammonia-lyase — protein: MSTVVIQPTGVTPADVLAVARGTAKVVLDPAAIDAMVASRSVVDGIEASGQPVYGVSTGFGALANTFVAPQRRAELQHALIRSHAAGVGSAMPREVVRAMMLLRVRSLALGRSGVRPIVATALVDLLNNDVTPWVPEHGSLGASGDLAPLAHCALALLGEGWVLGAAGDRIPAGEALRRAGLTPIELAAKEGLALINGTDGMLGMLLLANHDATHLFTLADVTAALAIEAMLGSERPFRPELHTIRPHPGQAASAANIHRLLQDSAVMESHRDDVTHAVQDAYSMRCAPQVAGAARDTLDFARQVAGRELISVVDNPVVLPDGRVESTGNFHGAPLGFAADFLAVAAAEVGAIAERRVDRLLDVTRSRDLPAFLSPDAGVNSGLMIAQYTAAGIVAENRRLAAPASVDSLPTSGMQEDHVSMGWAATRKLRTVLDNLTSLLAVELLAAVRGLQLRAPLRPSPAGRAAIAALAGAAGDPGPDIFLAPVLETARTVVAGPELRAAIEREVGALA
- the rdgB gene encoding RdgB/HAM1 family non-canonical purine NTP pyrophosphatase; amino-acid sequence: MNKVLLATRNRKKLVELQRILDGALGAHRIALIGLDDVEAYPELPETGLTFGENALIKAREGCRRTGLPTVADDSGLAVEALNGMPGVFSARWAGRHGDDNANLQLVLDQIADLPDEHRGASFVCTVALVLPGGKEHLVDGRQPGQLLREPRGDGGFGYDPIFRGDGQDRTNAELTPTEKDAISHRGKALRELAKLIAKVLPPA
- the rph gene encoding ribonuclease PH, yielding MARPDGRLPDHLRPVTLTRGWSTHPEGSVLVEFGATRVLCTASVTEGVPRWRKGSGLGWVTAEYAMLPRATNTRSDRESVKGRVGGRTHEISRLIGRSLRASIDLKALGENSVVLDCDVLQADGGTRTAAITGAYVALYDAVTWLAARRSLAGRPENVMHRSVAAVSVGVVAGEPRLDLNYDEDATAEVDLNVVCTGTGDFVEVQGTGEAGVFSRGQLDALLDLAVAGCLDLAEAQRKALS
- a CDS encoding glycosyltransferase family 4 protein codes for the protein MRIAIVTESFPPDVNGVAHSVVRAAEHLVARGHEPVVIAPAPGGARRHESNRHSYPVVRIPSVPLPRYQGFRLGVPTQAQLTGALLSCAPDIVHLASPFVLGARAATLAARHDLPTVAVYQTDVASYARAYRVGWGEAAVWRWIREIHNSAQRTLAPSTRAAADLVANGVQRIWLWRRGIDGERFQPAKRCAALHRALAPGGELLVGYVGRLAPEKRVDLLEATTRLPGVRVVVVGDGPDRRRLERSLPGAAFLGVQHGEDLARLYASLDVFAHTGPHETFGQTIQEALASGVPVVAPAAGGPVDLVKSGVTGTLVPPGDAGALADAVRVLATDGARRQAYAAAARAAVIRRSWTAVGDELIGHYRAVLRSGASALDLPAAS